A part of Sander vitreus isolate 19-12246 chromosome 8, sanVit1, whole genome shotgun sequence genomic DNA contains:
- the irx5b gene encoding iroquois-class homeodomain protein IRX-5b, whose amino-acid sequence MAYPPQGFLFQPSVSLALHSCPSFGSGLLLGPRTEELGRSSSGSAFAPYSGSANSPGFSSQLPYGGEPRAAAAAAAAALGSFVSPGYDPSSGVSGSLDYHPFGALGPYPYGDPAYRKNATRDATATLKAWLNEHRKNPYPTKGEKIMLAIITKMTLTQVSTWFANARRRLKKENKMTWTPRNRSEDEEDEDNIDLERNDDELETKREEASRLPASVGTACVLVYREDSGSSSDTDPDFKDSGDRRLPLLPGPTPPQNAPPVTVRVLETEQPLSPPSKKHVDSCGAIQGPNPAPKPKLWSLAEIATSSDKSKGSSDSLQSGGAPARTPYLHNPALPRHLYYASPFVPGCSSYGALGPLHGGSPLSGLQQTMLQRAEAMARDCKLRSQSQMELHKLKEGMTNL is encoded by the exons ATGGCTTATCCTCCTCAGGGTTTCCTGTTCCAGCCGTCCGTGTCTCTGGCTCTGCACTCCTGTCCGTCCTTCGGCTCCGGACTCCTCCTGGGACCGAGGACGGAGGAGCTGGGCCGCTCCTCTTCGGGCTCAGCCTTCGCTCCGTACTCGGGATCAGCGAACTCTCCCGGTTTCAGCTCGCAGCTCCCGTACGGCGGGGAGCCCCgggccgccgccgccgccgccgccgccgcgcTCGGCTCCTTTGTG AGTCCAGGGTATGATCCGTCCTCGGGTGTCTCCGGCTCCTTGGACTACCACCCGTTTGGGGCCCTGGGGCCCTATCCTTACGGAGACCCCGCCTACAGGAAGAACGCCACGCGGGACGCTACGGCCACGCTGAAGGCCTGGCTCAACGAGCACCGGAAGAACCCGTACCCCACCAAGGGAGAAAAGATCATGCTGGCCATCATCACCAAGATGACGCTGACGCAGGTGTCCACCTGGTTTGCCAACGCACGGCGGCGCCTGAAGAAGGAGAACAAGATGACGTGGACGCCGAGGAACCGGAGCGAGGACGAGGAGGACGAAGACAACATCGACCTGGAGAGAAATGACGACGAGCTGGAGACCAAGAGAGAAGAGG cttCTCGTCTTCCTGCCTCTGTGGGGACCGCCTGTGTATTGGTGTACAGAGAGGACAGCGGTAGCAGCAGCGACACCGACCCAGACTTTAAAGACTCGGGGGACCGGAGGCTGCCGCTCCTCCCTGGCCCCACTCCTCCCCAAAACGCACCCCCGGTGACGGTCAGAGTGCTGGAGACGGAGCAACCGCTGAGCCCACCATCTAAAAAGCACGTTGACTCCTGCGGCGCCATCCAGGGACCGAACCCGGCTCCAAAACCCAAACTGTGGTCCCTGGCTGAAATCGCCACTTCTTCGGATAAAAGTAAAGGATCTAGTGACTCTTTGCAGAGCGGGGGGGCCCCGGCCCGGACGCCGTACCTGCACAACCCCGCCCTGCCCCGACACCTCTACTACGCCTCCCCCTTCGTCCCGGGATGCTCGAGCTACGGTGCTCTGGGGCCGCTGCATGGTGGCTCACCCTTAAGCGGATTACAGCAGACgatgctgcagagagccgaGGCGATGGCCAGAGACTGCAAACTGCGCAGTCAGAGCCAGATGGAGCTGCACAAACTCAAGGAAGGCATGACGAACCTTTGA